The following coding sequences lie in one Aricia agestis chromosome 18, ilAriAges1.1, whole genome shotgun sequence genomic window:
- the LOC121735964 gene encoding uncharacterized protein LOC121735964, with the protein MGFGLRETERWVHHVGYEVKHLRQISQVVTGMSRTEQRIITKAIKQLNGVVHSKVDKKTDCVVLGSCSTQCPENLADLFTEQLNTNIENINISGVCEINPNQWEAQTDLMPKEPEAELMTIGLTQDERSELIQPQVQIENRSELAQPQNLRSDFTQGAVLTQSGMISPEKTRTVNALLGAVRGCRVVGAAWVLDSVRQNRWVHHVGYEIKHLMKVSQRARVERWALGRMKREYAYNIFRGMSVHVTRDAEQRVAILQLPMCGTVLTDKPSCKTGMTQVGGMQNVRYGPTFSYMTQNGGFQNGGLTQNSIQDGADITIGVNTGEICSKWVFDSIAAARMRTIRRYINI; encoded by the exons ATGGGTTTTGGACTCCGTGAGACAGAGAGATGGGTCCACCATGTGGGGTACGAGGTTAAACATCTCAGGCAGATCTCTCAG gTTGTAACAGGCATGTCACGTACAGAGCAACGAATCATAACGAAAGCGATCAAGCAATTGAACGGAGTGGTCCACAGCAAAGTTGACAAGAAAACTGACTGTGTGGTCCTGGGTTCATGTTCCACACAGTGTCCGGAAAACTTAGCTGATCTGTTTACCGAACAGCTAAATACTAATATAGAGAATATTAACATATCTGGTGTATGTGAAATTAATCCGAACCAATGGGAAGCACAAACCGATTTGATGCCGAAAGAACCTGAAGCAGAGCTGATGACAATAGGTTTGACACAAGATGAAAGGTCTGAATTGATCCAACCACAagttcaaattgaaaataggtcaGAATTGGCCCAACCCCAAAATTTGAGGTCAGATTTTACCCAGGGTGCAGTATTGACCCAAAGCGGGATGATCAGCCCGGAGAAAACGCGGACTGTGAACGCTTTACTGGGAGCAGTGAGGGGCTGCAGAGTGGTGGGGGCTGCATGGGTTTTAGACTCCGTGAGACAGAACAGATGGGTCCACCATGTGGGGTACGAAATTAAGCATCTCATGAAGGTATCTCAG AGAGCGCGCGTCGAGCGTTGGGCGCTAGGGCGTATGAAGCGCGAATACGCGTACAACATATTCCGAGGTATGTCTGTCCATGTCACACGAGACGCGGAACAGAGGGTCGCCATCTTACAACTCCCCATGTGTGGCACAGTCCTGACGGATAAGCCAAGTTGCAAAACCGGCATGACTCAAGTTGGCGGCATGCAAAATGTCAGATATGGGCCTACATTCAGTTATATGACACAAAATGGCGGTTTCCAAAATGGCGGATTGACGCAAAATAGCATCCAAGATGGCGCCGATATTACAATAGGAGTTAACACAGGAGAGATCTGCTCGAAGTGGGTTTTCGATAGTATAGCGGCGGCTAGGATGAGAACTATAAGGcgttacataaatatttaa
- the LOC121735963 gene encoding uncharacterized protein LOC121735963, translating into MENRSAAGLRRSAIAERLRLREEWSALKEINEEPITSSRKNALTKKQPNTKSNKIFKERTRTRSRVPGKENSQTSSQITTSDVLRGVVVLVEVGSESRALALRAALSALGATVVPAWSPLVTHLVWSEGGCRSVRARARALAAHVVSPLWVEGCAGGRRLPERLFPAPPRPSDLPSPATLRRMLVRAERENIPLANLLSDSPEPAKRLRVSDETDTSRDTSKDTSRDKSDDTPGEAVRVNTAPRRALPMSTSPEPTGKSRRKLFTNRELDGTTEAESEEDKTPAPKQTKMTPRQRKELATAERMARRLLARGTPKHRQTDTAMRIVVTGMSRTERRIITKAIKQLNGVVHSKVDKKTDCVVLGSCSTQCPENLADLFTEQLNINKGITNISGVCEMNVKNVCRKDILMPKKPEAELRTIDLIQEQVQNENRRSELAQLQNIRLELTPGAVLTQSGVISPEKPRTVNALLGAVRGCRVLGAAWVLDSVRQNRWIHHVGYEVKHLMKISQKARVERSALGRMKREYAYNIFRGMSVHVTRDAEQRVAILQLLTMCGAVLTDKPSCKTGMTQVGGTQNVRYGPTFNYMTQNGGFQNGGLTQNGIQDGADITIGVNTGEICSKWVFDSIAAARMRTVRRYINI; encoded by the exons ATGGAAAATAGAAGTGCAGCTGGCCTG AGACGCTCAGCAATTGCTGAAAGATTACGGCTTAGAGAGGAATGGTCGGCTCTGAAGGAAATAAACGAAGAACCAATAACATCTAGTCGTAAAAATGCACTCACAAAGAAGCAGCCAAAtactaaaagtaataaaatatttaaagaaagaACAAGAACCAGATCCAGAGTTCCTGGCAAAGAAAATTCACAGACCAGTTCacag ATAACCACGAGCGATGTTCTCCGCGGTGTTGTTGTGTTGGTGGAAGTGGGCTCGGAGTCCCGAGCGCTGGCGCTGCGGGCTGCGCTGTCTGCGCTGGGTGCAACAGTTGTGCCGGCCTGGAGCCCACTGGTCACTCATCTAGTGTGGTCGGAAG GTGGGTGCCGCTCGGTCCGCGCTCGAGCGCGCGCCCTCGCCGCCCACGTGGTGTCCCCGCTGTGGGTGGAGGGGTGTGCGGGCGGGCGGCGCCTCCCCGAGCGCCTGttccccgccccgccccgcccctccGACCTGCCCTCGCCGGCCACGCTCAGGAGGATGCTG GTCCGTGCTGAGCGCGAAAACATACCACTAGCTAACCTGCTCTCCGACAGCCCCGAGCCGGCCAAGCGGCTGCGGGTGTCAGACGAGACCGACACCTCCCGGGATACATCCAAAGATACCTCCAGGGACAAGTCTGATGACACTCCAG GCGAGGCGGTCCGCGTGAACACGGCGCCGCGGCGCGCGCTGCCGATGTCTACCAGCCCCGAGCCGACGGGCAAGTCCCGACGGAAACTGTTCACCAACCGGGAACTTGACGGGACCACCGAGGCCGAGTCCG AGGAGGACAAGACCCCAGCGCCGAAACAGACTAAAATGACTCCGCGGCAGAGGAAGGAGTTGGCGACGGCCGAGCGCATGGCGCGCCGCCTGCTCGCCCGCGGCACGCCcaaacacagacagacagacacggcGATGAGGATC GTTGTAACAGGCATGTCACGTACAGAGCGACGAATCATAACGAAAGCGATCAAGCAATTGAACGGAGTGGTCCACAGCAAAGTTGACAAAAAAACTGACTGTGTGGTCCTGGGTTCATGTTCCACACAGTGTCCAGAGAACTTAGCTGATCTGTTTACCGAACAGCTAAATATTAATAAGGGGATTACGAACATATCTGGTGTATGTGAAATGAATGTAAAGAATGTATGCAGGAAAGATATTTTGATGCCTAAAAAACCTGAAGCGGAGCTGAGGACAATAGATTTGATACAAGAACAAGTTCAAAATGAAAATAGAAGGTCAGAATTGGCCCAACTACAAAATATAAGATTAGAATTGACCCCGGGAGCAGTGTTGACCCAGAGTGGTGTGATCAGTCCGGAGAAACCCAGGACTGTGAACGCTCTGCTGGGAGCAGTGAGGGGCTGCAGAGTGCTGGGGGCTGCATGGGTTTTGGACTCCGTGAGGCAGAACAGATGGATCCACCATGTGGGGTATGAGGTTAAACACCTCATGAAGATCTCACAG AAAGCGCGCGTCGAGCGTTCAGCGCTAGGGCGTATGAAGCGCGAATACGCGTACAACATATTCCGAGGTATGTCTGTCCATGTCACACGAGACGCGGAACAGAGGGTCGCCATCTTACAACTCCTCACCATGTGTGGCGCAGTCCTGACGGATAAGCCAAGTTGCAAAACCGGCATGACTCAAGTTGGCGGCACGCAAAATGTTAGATATGGGCCTACATTCAATTATATGACACAAAATGGCGGTTTCCAAAATGGCGGATTGACGCAAAATGGCATCCAAGATGGCGCCGATATTACAATAGGAGTCAACACAGGAGAGATCTGCTCGAAGTGGGTTTTCGATAGTATAGCGGCGGCTAGGATGAGAACTGTAAGGcgttacataaatatttaa